In a genomic window of Aeromicrobium panaciterrae:
- the rpmE gene encoding 50S ribosomal protein L31, which translates to MKQGIHPDYVETQVTCTCGNSFTTKSTAPEGVLRADVCSACHPFYTGKQKILDTGGRVARFEKRYAKK; encoded by the coding sequence ATGAAGCAAGGCATTCACCCCGATTACGTCGAGACCCAGGTCACCTGCACCTGCGGCAACTCGTTCACGACCAAGAGCACTGCGCCTGAGGGCGTTCTGCGCGCCGATGTCTGCTCGGCCTGCCACCCGTTCTACACGGGCAAGCAGAAGATCCTCGACACCGGTGGACGCGTGGCCCGCTTCGAGAAGCGCTACGCCAAGAAGTAG